In Bradyrhizobium erythrophlei, a single genomic region encodes these proteins:
- the aroA gene encoding 3-phosphoshikimate 1-carboxyvinyltransferase: MTHSDRPADHKTPLEGRSSGPLTGRVRVPGDKSISHRALILGALVLGETRISGLLEGEDVLNTAKSMRALGARVERTGDFAWSVRGVGVAGFAQPDAPLDFGNSGTGCRLVMGAVAGCPIAAVFDGDASLRSRPMRRVLDPLELMGARVTSGGEGGRLPLTLTGARDPLPVNYRTPVASAQIKSAVLLAGLAAPGVTTVIENEASRDHTELMLRHFGAEIVSTPEGQHGRKIALTGQPELRGAKVVVPADPSSAAFPIVAALIVEGSDLIFSDVMTNPLRTGLFTTLREMGGSIEESDVRGDAGEPMAQLRVRGSRLKGVEVPPERAPSMIDEYLVLAVAASFAEGTTIMRGLSELRVKESDRLAATADMLRVNGVKVEISGDDLIVEGRGHVPGGGVVATHMDHRIAMSALVMGLAADTPVKVDDTAFIATSFPDFIPMMRGLGADFS, encoded by the coding sequence TTGACCCATTCGGATCGCCCCGCCGATCATAAAACCCCTCTCGAAGGCCGTAGCAGCGGCCCCCTGACCGGACGGGTCCGTGTTCCCGGCGACAAGTCGATCTCGCACCGGGCCCTGATTTTGGGCGCGCTTGTGCTCGGGGAAACCCGCATTTCGGGCCTGCTGGAGGGCGAAGATGTCCTCAATACCGCCAAATCGATGCGCGCCCTGGGCGCCAGGGTCGAGCGGACGGGTGATTTTGCCTGGTCCGTGAGGGGCGTGGGGGTTGCCGGCTTTGCGCAGCCCGATGCGCCTCTCGATTTCGGCAATTCCGGTACCGGCTGCCGCCTCGTGATGGGGGCGGTCGCCGGCTGTCCGATCGCAGCCGTGTTCGACGGCGATGCATCGTTGCGTTCGAGGCCGATGCGGCGCGTGCTCGATCCCCTCGAATTGATGGGCGCCAGGGTCACCTCGGGCGGTGAGGGCGGCCGGCTGCCGTTGACGCTGACCGGCGCGCGCGATCCGCTACCGGTGAACTACCGCACGCCGGTGGCATCCGCGCAGATCAAGTCGGCCGTGCTGCTGGCTGGTCTTGCCGCGCCGGGCGTCACGACCGTCATCGAAAATGAAGCCAGCCGCGACCACACCGAACTGATGCTGCGGCATTTCGGGGCCGAGATCGTCTCGACGCCGGAAGGCCAGCACGGCCGCAAGATCGCGCTCACCGGCCAGCCCGAGCTGCGCGGTGCAAAAGTGGTCGTGCCCGCCGATCCATCCTCGGCCGCCTTTCCCATCGTCGCGGCGCTGATTGTCGAAGGGTCCGACCTGATTTTTTCCGACGTCATGACCAATCCGCTGCGTACCGGGCTGTTCACGACGCTGCGCGAGATGGGCGGCTCGATCGAGGAAAGTGACGTGCGCGGCGATGCCGGCGAGCCGATGGCGCAGTTGCGCGTGCGCGGCTCCAGGCTGAAGGGCGTCGAAGTGCCGCCCGAGCGCGCGCCCTCGATGATCGATGAATATCTGGTGCTGGCGGTGGCCGCGAGCTTTGCCGAAGGCACCACCATCATGCGGGGCCTGAGCGAATTGCGGGTCAAGGAATCCGATCGCCTCGCCGCGACCGCCGACATGCTCCGCGTCAACGGCGTCAAGGTGGAGATATCAGGAGACGACCTGATCGTCGAAGGGCGAGGCCATGTGCCCGGCGGCGGCGTGGTTGCCACGCATATGGACCATCGGATCGCGATGTCGGCGCTGGTGATGGGGCTTGCCGCCGACACCCCGGTCAAGGTCGACGATACCGCTTTCATCGCCACCAGCTTTCCCGACTTCATTCCGATGATGCGCGGTCTCGGGGCCGACTTCTCATGA
- the cmk gene encoding (d)CMP kinase, with translation MIIAIDGPAASGKGTLAKRLAAHYGYHHLDTGVIYRAVAHALISQALDLRDEAAAVQAAQSLDPATFDDPALKSHDVGSAASIVSAIPAVRAALLEFQRDFAGKPPGAVLDGRDIGTVICPNAEVKIFVVADPKIRARRRTLEALDRGERANEAAILADILARDERDQNRAVAPLKPAKDAYLLDNSHLDIEGGVRAAIDIVEAVRAGRREV, from the coding sequence ATGATTATCGCGATCGACGGACCGGCGGCTTCCGGCAAGGGCACGCTCGCCAAGCGCTTGGCCGCGCATTACGGCTACCATCATCTCGATACCGGCGTGATTTATCGCGCGGTCGCGCATGCCTTGATTAGCCAAGCCCTCGACCTCCGGGACGAGGCCGCCGCGGTCCAAGCCGCGCAAAGCCTCGACCCCGCAACCTTCGACGACCCCGCGCTCAAATCGCACGACGTCGGCTCGGCCGCCTCGATCGTCTCCGCGATCCCCGCGGTGCGGGCGGCGCTGCTTGAGTTCCAGCGTGACTTCGCCGGAAAACCGCCGGGCGCCGTGCTCGACGGCCGCGACATCGGCACCGTGATTTGCCCGAACGCCGAAGTGAAGATTTTCGTGGTCGCTGACCCCAAAATCCGGGCCCGTCGCCGGACGCTCGAGGCGCTGGACCGCGGCGAGAGGGCGAACGAGGCGGCCATCCTGGCCGACATCCTGGCGCGGGACGAACGGGACCAAAACCGGGCCGTTGCGCCTTTAAAGCCGGCCAAAGATGCTTACTTGCTCGATAACTCCCATTTGGATATAGAAGGCGGCGTCCGGGCCGCCATCGACATTGTCGAGGCCGTCCGAGCGGGCCGGCGTGAGGTTTGA
- the rpsA gene encoding 30S ribosomal protein S1 encodes MASTATSYNPTRDDFAAMLDESFAGGNLQESSVIKGKVVAIEKDMAVIDVGLKTEGRVALREFAGPGRESDLKVGDEVEVFLDRIENALGEAVLSRDKARREESWGKLEKAFNNNEKVHGVIFNQVKGGFTVDLDGAVAFLPRSQVDIRPIRDVAPLMNNSQPFQILKMDRRRGNIVVSRRTVLEETRAEQRQELVQNLEEGQVIDGVVKNITDYGAFVDLGGIDGLLHVTDIAWRRVNHPTEVLTIGQTVKVKIIKINHETHRISLGMKQLLDDPWQGIEAKYPLNARFHGRVTNITDYGAFVELEPGIEGLIHVSEMSWTKKNMHPGKIVSTSQEVEVQVLEVDSVKRRISLGLKQTMRNPWEVFVEKFPVGSTVEGEVKNKTEFGLFLGLEGDVDGMVHLSDLDWKQPGEQVIDNFKKGDMVKAVVLDVDVEKERISLGVKQLEGDPFAEPGDVKKGAVVTCEVLDVKEGGIDVKIVGTDFTTFIKRSELARDRNDQRSERFAVGEKVDARVIQFDKKARKVQVSIKALEVAEEKEAIAQYGSSDSGATLGDILGTALKQRTDK; translated from the coding sequence ATGGCTTCGACTGCTACTTCTTATAATCCGACCCGCGACGATTTCGCCGCGATGCTCGATGAATCCTTCGCCGGCGGCAACCTTCAGGAAAGCTCCGTCATCAAGGGCAAGGTTGTTGCGATCGAGAAGGACATGGCCGTCATCGACGTCGGCCTGAAGACCGAAGGCCGCGTGGCGCTGCGTGAATTCGCCGGGCCCGGCCGCGAAAGCGACCTCAAGGTCGGCGACGAGGTCGAGGTGTTTCTCGACCGGATCGAGAATGCGCTCGGCGAAGCCGTGCTGTCGCGCGACAAGGCGCGCCGGGAGGAGAGCTGGGGCAAGCTCGAGAAGGCCTTCAACAACAACGAGAAGGTTCACGGCGTCATCTTCAACCAGGTCAAGGGCGGCTTCACCGTCGACCTCGACGGCGCGGTGGCCTTCCTGCCGCGTTCGCAGGTCGACATTCGCCCGATCCGCGACGTCGCGCCGCTGATGAACAACTCGCAGCCGTTCCAGATCCTCAAGATGGATCGCCGCCGCGGCAACATCGTGGTGTCGCGCCGCACGGTTCTGGAAGAGACCCGCGCCGAACAGCGCCAGGAACTGGTGCAGAACCTCGAAGAAGGTCAGGTGATCGACGGCGTCGTCAAGAACATCACCGACTACGGTGCGTTCGTCGACCTCGGCGGCATCGACGGCCTGCTGCACGTCACCGATATCGCCTGGCGTCGCGTCAACCATCCGACCGAGGTTTTGACCATCGGCCAGACGGTGAAGGTCAAGATCATCAAGATCAACCACGAGACCCACCGCATTTCGCTCGGCATGAAGCAGCTGCTCGACGATCCGTGGCAGGGCATCGAGGCGAAATACCCGCTCAATGCGCGCTTCCATGGCCGCGTCACCAACATCACCGATTACGGTGCGTTCGTCGAACTCGAGCCGGGCATCGAAGGCCTGATCCACGTCTCCGAAATGTCGTGGACCAAGAAGAACATGCATCCCGGCAAGATCGTCTCCACCTCGCAGGAAGTCGAGGTGCAGGTGCTGGAGGTCGATTCGGTCAAGCGCCGTATCTCGCTTGGTCTCAAGCAGACCATGCGTAACCCCTGGGAAGTGTTCGTCGAGAAGTTCCCGGTCGGTTCGACCGTCGAGGGCGAAGTCAAGAACAAGACCGAGTTCGGTCTGTTCCTCGGCCTCGAAGGCGACGTCGACGGCATGGTCCATCTCTCCGACCTCGACTGGAAGCAGCCCGGCGAGCAGGTGATCGACAACTTCAAGAAGGGCGACATGGTCAAGGCCGTGGTGCTCGACGTCGATGTCGAAAAGGAGCGTATCTCGCTCGGCGTCAAGCAGCTCGAAGGCGATCCCTTCGCTGAGCCGGGCGACGTCAAGAAGGGTGCGGTCGTCACTTGCGAAGTGCTCGACGTGAAGGAAGGCGGCATCGACGTGAAGATCGTCGGCACCGACTTCACCACCTTCATCAAGCGCTCCGAACTCGCCCGTGACCGCAACGACCAGCGCTCTGAGCGTTTCGCCGTCGGCGAGAAGGTCGATGCGCGGGTGATCCAGTTCGACAAGAAGGCCCGCAAGGTGCAGGTCTCGATCAAGGCGCTCGAAGTCGCCGAAGAGAAGGAAGCCATCGCGCAGTACGGCTCCTCCGATTCGGGTGCGACGCTCGGCGACATCCTCGGCACCGCGCTCAAGCAGCGCACCGACAAGTAA
- the sppA gene encoding signal peptide peptidase SppA, translated as MSLDSDVIVDRRRIRRKLTFWRVAAALIAIAAIIAVATIVTPDKGGLTSAGSIARISIEGLIRSDRERVEALERLEKSPAAAVIVHINSPGGTTAGSEQLYDALTRLKAKKPMVVVVEGLAASGGYITAIAGDHIIAQQSSLVGSIGVLFQFPNFAELLKTVGVKVEEVKSSPLKAAPNGFEPTSPEAREALNSLVKDSYAWFRGLVKERRSMDDALLEKVSDGRVFTGRQAVELKLIDQLGDEKTAVAWLVVQKGVKADLPVRDYKLTPRFGDLTFLRTAAAFTFDALGLSAIARQIEQTGMAQAADRLGLEGMLALWQPAGAN; from the coding sequence ATGTCGCTCGACTCCGATGTCATCGTCGATCGCCGCAGAATCCGGCGCAAGCTGACGTTCTGGCGCGTGGCTGCGGCGTTGATTGCAATTGCCGCGATCATCGCGGTGGCGACCATCGTAACTCCCGACAAGGGCGGGCTGACCTCGGCGGGATCGATCGCCCGCATCAGCATCGAAGGCCTGATCCGCAGCGATCGCGAGCGGGTCGAGGCGCTGGAGCGGCTGGAGAAGTCGCCAGCCGCCGCCGTCATCGTGCATATCAATTCGCCCGGCGGCACCACCGCCGGCTCCGAGCAGCTTTACGACGCGCTGACGCGGCTGAAGGCCAAGAAGCCGATGGTTGTGGTGGTCGAGGGCTTAGCTGCGTCGGGCGGCTACATCACCGCGATTGCCGGCGACCACATCATCGCCCAGCAGAGTTCGCTGGTCGGTTCGATCGGGGTGCTGTTTCAGTTTCCGAATTTCGCGGAATTGCTGAAGACCGTCGGCGTCAAGGTCGAGGAAGTGAAATCCTCGCCGCTGAAGGCCGCGCCGAACGGTTTCGAGCCGACCAGCCCGGAGGCCCGCGAGGCGCTTAATTCGCTGGTGAAGGATTCCTACGCCTGGTTCCGCGGCCTCGTGAAGGAAAGGCGGAGCATGGACGATGCGCTGCTTGAAAAGGTTTCCGACGGGCGCGTCTTTACCGGCCGTCAGGCGGTCGAGCTGAAGCTGATCGATCAGTTGGGCGACGAGAAAACCGCCGTCGCCTGGCTGGTTGTGCAAAAAGGCGTCAAGGCCGATCTGCCGGTGCGTGACTACAAGCTGACGCCGCGCTTCGGCGACCTCACCTTCCTGCGCACCGCGGCCGCCTTCACCTTCGATGCGCTTGGTTTGAGCGCGATCGCGCGCCAGATCGAGCAGACCGGCATGGCGCAGGCGGCGGACCGTCTGGGCCTTGAGGGCATGCTCGCGCTCTGGCAGCCGGCAGGGGCAAATTGA
- a CDS encoding integration host factor subunit beta — translation MIKSELVQRIAEHNPHLYQRDVENIVNAILDEIVAALARGDRVELRGFGAFSVKHRPARAGRNPRTGEHVPVDQKSVPFFKTGKEMRERLNREGGGTDA, via the coding sequence ATGATCAAATCCGAACTCGTTCAGCGCATCGCCGAGCACAACCCGCACCTCTACCAGCGGGATGTCGAGAACATTGTTAACGCGATTCTCGATGAGATCGTTGCAGCCTTAGCGCGTGGCGACCGGGTTGAGTTGCGCGGTTTCGGCGCGTTCTCGGTCAAGCACCGCCCGGCGCGCGCGGGCCGTAACCCTCGTACCGGAGAGCATGTGCCGGTCGATCAGAAGAGCGTGCCGTTTTTCAAGACCGGCAAGGAAATGCGCGAACGGTTGAACCGCGAAGGCGGCGGAACCGACGCCTAG
- a CDS encoding lipopolysaccharide assembly protein LapA domain-containing protein: MRKFLNAVVLIPLGVIFVVFAVANRHIVTVSFDPFNSNDPALGVSLPLFAVIIVVAILGVVAGGAATWFGQRRWRRAARQHEMDAQDIRAQLADLRAAVTASKPRDVSPSAAFPPVTYRRDKQGATL, encoded by the coding sequence ATGCGCAAGTTTCTCAACGCGGTTGTCCTGATCCCGCTCGGCGTGATCTTCGTGGTCTTCGCGGTGGCCAACCGCCACATCGTCACCGTGTCGTTCGACCCGTTCAATTCAAACGACCCGGCCCTTGGAGTTAGCCTTCCGCTCTTTGCGGTTATCATTGTCGTCGCGATCCTGGGGGTCGTGGCTGGCGGCGCGGCCACCTGGTTCGGCCAGCGCCGCTGGCGGCGCGCCGCCCGGCAGCATGAAATGGACGCCCAGGACATCCGCGCCCAACTGGCCGATTTGCGCGCCGCCGTTACCGCCTCGAAGCCGCGGGATGTGAGCCCGTCGGCAGCCTTCCCCCCGGTTACATATCGGCGAGACAAGCAGGGCGCGACGTTGTAG
- a CDS encoding phosphoribosylanthranilate isomerase, with product MSLIVKICGLSTRETLDVALDSGADMVGFVFFPPSPRHIELPAMSELVEVARGRAEIVVLTVNADDQMLDQIVRQVRPDWLQLHGTESAEAVAAFRQAFGVRVMKALPIAARGDLGRIPRYAAVADRILFDARAPKEATRPGGLGAVFDWHLLENLDLAVPFMVSGGLHAGNVAEAVRVTGAGGVDVSSGVERASGIKDPEMIRAFIRAARATEELMVR from the coding sequence ATGTCCTTGATCGTCAAGATTTGCGGCCTGTCCACGCGCGAGACGCTCGACGTCGCGCTGGATTCCGGCGCGGACATGGTGGGGTTCGTGTTCTTTCCGCCGTCGCCGCGGCATATCGAGCTGCCGGCGATGAGCGAGCTGGTCGAGGTCGCACGCGGCCGGGCCGAAATCGTCGTTCTGACGGTCAACGCTGACGACCAGATGCTGGACCAGATCGTACGGCAAGTGCGGCCGGATTGGCTTCAGCTTCATGGAACGGAGTCTGCGGAAGCCGTGGCGGCCTTCAGGCAGGCATTTGGCGTCCGCGTGATGAAAGCATTGCCGATTGCAGCGCGTGGCGATCTCGGTCGCATTCCTCGATACGCGGCAGTCGCCGACCGCATCCTGTTCGACGCACGCGCGCCGAAAGAGGCGACACGTCCCGGCGGCCTCGGAGCCGTATTCGACTGGCACCTGCTTGAGAACCTTGACCTTGCGGTGCCGTTCATGGTTTCGGGCGGTCTTCACGCCGGCAATGTCGCGGAAGCCGTCCGAGTGACCGGCGCCGGTGGCGTGGACGTATCCTCCGGCGTGGAGCGGGCGTCCGGCATCAAGGACCCCGAGATGATCCGCGCCTTTATTCGCGCCGCGCGCGCAACTGAAGAACTGATGGTTCGATGA
- the trpB gene encoding tryptophan synthase subunit beta, with the protein MNKPIPNSFRSGPDEHGHFGIFGGRFVAETLMPLILDLEKAYAAAKADPAFHAEMNGHLRDYVGRPSPLYFAERLTEHLGGAKIYFKREELNHTGSHKVNNVLGQIMVARRMGKKRIIAETGAGQHGVATATLCARFGLECLVYMGAIDVERQQPNVIRMEMLGAKVIPVQSGTRTLKDAMNEALRDWVTNVHNTFYCIGTVAGPHPYPAMVRDFQSVIGEETRKQMQEAEGRLPDSLVACIGGGSNAMGLFHPFLDDPSVEIFGVEAAGHGLTQLHAASIAGGRPGVLHGNRTYLLMDDDGQIQDAHSISAGLDYPGIGPEHSWLHEIGRVKYLSATDDEALAAFQLLSRLEGIIPALEPAHAIAKVMELAPKRGKDHLMVVNLSGRGDKDVPQVGDILRGKKK; encoded by the coding sequence ATGAACAAGCCGATCCCCAATTCCTTCCGAAGCGGTCCCGACGAGCACGGGCACTTCGGCATTTTCGGCGGCCGGTTCGTCGCCGAAACGCTGATGCCGCTGATCCTCGATCTCGAGAAAGCCTACGCCGCGGCGAAAGCCGATCCGGCCTTCCACGCGGAAATGAACGGCCATCTGCGCGATTATGTCGGCCGGCCGTCGCCGCTTTATTTTGCCGAGCGGCTCACCGAGCACCTCGGCGGCGCGAAGATCTATTTCAAGCGCGAGGAGCTCAATCACACCGGCTCCCACAAGGTCAACAACGTGCTTGGCCAGATCATGGTGGCGCGGCGCATGGGCAAGAAGCGCATCATCGCCGAGACCGGCGCCGGCCAGCACGGCGTCGCCACCGCGACGCTGTGTGCACGCTTCGGGCTTGAATGCCTCGTCTATATGGGCGCCATCGATGTCGAGCGGCAGCAGCCGAATGTGATCCGCATGGAGATGCTGGGCGCCAAGGTGATCCCGGTTCAGTCCGGCACGCGCACGCTGAAGGACGCCATGAACGAGGCGCTGCGCGACTGGGTCACCAACGTGCACAACACGTTCTATTGCATCGGCACGGTCGCAGGTCCGCATCCCTATCCGGCGATGGTGCGCGACTTCCAGTCAGTGATCGGCGAAGAGACACGCAAGCAAATGCAGGAAGCCGAAGGCCGCTTGCCGGATTCGCTCGTCGCCTGCATCGGCGGCGGCTCCAATGCGATGGGCCTGTTCCATCCGTTCCTCGACGATCCTTCCGTCGAAATCTTCGGTGTCGAGGCCGCCGGTCATGGCTTGACGCAATTGCACGCGGCATCGATTGCCGGCGGCCGGCCCGGCGTGCTGCACGGCAACCGCACCTATCTGTTGATGGACGACGACGGGCAGATCCAGGACGCGCATTCGATCTCGGCCGGGCTCGATTATCCCGGCATCGGGCCGGAGCATTCCTGGCTGCATGAGATCGGCCGGGTCAAATATCTGTCGGCGACCGATGACGAAGCATTGGCCGCGTTCCAGTTGCTGTCTCGGCTGGAAGGCATCATCCCCGCGCTCGAGCCTGCGCATGCGATCGCGAAGGTCATGGAGCTCGCGCCCAAACGGGGCAAGGATCATCTGATGGTGGTCAATCTCTCCGGCCGTGGCGACAAGGACGTGCCGCAAGTCGGCGACATCCTGCGGGGGAAGAAGAAGTGA
- the trpA gene encoding tryptophan synthase subunit alpha encodes MTTRIDARFAQLKKENRSAFVTFLMAGDPDPETSLEVIKALPKAGADVIEIGMPFTDPMADGPSIQAAGLRALHAGMTLKKTLALVREFRKGDDATPLVLMGYYNPIYIYGVDKFLADAKSAGVDGLIVVDLPPEEDSELCVPAMKAGLNFIRLATPTTDDKRLPAVLANTSGFVYYVSVTGITGSASADSKAVGEAVARIKRHTALPVCVGFGIRTPEAARAIAADADGAVVGSALVDALRGSLDSTGKATAGTVTAVVELATALASGVRAAK; translated from the coding sequence GTGACCACCCGTATCGATGCGCGCTTTGCGCAACTGAAAAAAGAAAACCGTTCGGCCTTCGTTACCTTCCTGATGGCCGGCGATCCCGATCCCGAAACCTCGCTCGAAGTCATCAAGGCGCTGCCGAAGGCCGGCGCCGACGTCATCGAGATCGGCATGCCCTTCACCGATCCGATGGCCGATGGTCCCTCGATCCAGGCGGCGGGATTGCGCGCGCTTCACGCCGGCATGACCCTGAAGAAGACGCTCGCGTTGGTGCGCGAGTTCCGCAAGGGCGATGACGCCACGCCGCTGGTGCTGATGGGTTACTACAACCCGATCTATATTTACGGCGTCGACAAGTTTCTGGCCGATGCCAAGTCCGCCGGCGTCGACGGTTTGATCGTTGTCGATCTTCCTCCGGAAGAGGATTCCGAACTCTGCGTGCCCGCAATGAAAGCCGGGTTGAATTTCATCCGCCTTGCGACGCCCACCACGGATGACAAGCGGTTGCCGGCGGTGCTCGCCAATACCTCGGGCTTTGTCTATTACGTTTCGGTCACCGGCATCACCGGCAGCGCCAGCGCCGATTCCAAAGCCGTTGGCGAGGCGGTTGCTCGCATCAAGCGCCACACGGCATTACCGGTCTGCGTCGGCTTTGGCATCCGCACGCCGGAGGCGGCCCGGGCGATTGCGGCCGATGCCGATGGCGCGGTGGTCGGTTCTGCGCTGGTCGATGCCTTGCGCGGCAGCCTCGATTCGACCGGCAAGGCGACGGCCGGGACCGTCACCGCCGTCGTCGAACTGGCAACCGCGCTGGCGTCTGGCGTACGGGCCGCGAAATAG
- the accD gene encoding acetyl-CoA carboxylase, carboxyltransferase subunit beta produces MNWLTNVVRPKIRNILRRETPENLWIKCPDSGQLVFYKDVEANQFVIPGSNYHMRMGAVARLKSIFDNETWFDVALPEVQADPLKFRDERKYVDRVRDARARTGLNDAVKVGYGRLEGAAVVIAVQDFDFMGGSLGMAAGEAIVRGLELALEKKSPFIVFAASGGARMQEGILSLMQMPRTTVAIQMLREAKLPYIVVLTNPTTGGVTASYAMLGDVQIAEPGALIGFAGARVIEQTIREKLPDGFQRAEYLKDHGMVDMVVHRHELRPTLARLCRILTKSPATANESKPAAPVAMPATIPSPAEMAPAAPSA; encoded by the coding sequence ATGAATTGGCTCACCAACGTCGTCCGGCCGAAGATTCGCAACATTCTGCGCCGTGAGACGCCCGAGAATTTGTGGATCAAGTGTCCGGACTCAGGGCAGCTCGTGTTCTACAAGGACGTCGAGGCCAATCAGTTCGTCATTCCCGGTTCGAACTATCACATGCGCATGGGCGCAGTCGCGCGCTTGAAGTCGATCTTCGACAACGAGACATGGTTCGATGTCGCGCTGCCGGAAGTGCAGGCCGATCCCTTAAAATTCCGTGACGAGCGCAAATACGTCGATCGCGTGCGGGATGCGCGAGCGCGGACCGGGCTCAACGATGCCGTCAAGGTTGGCTACGGCAGGCTCGAGGGTGCTGCCGTCGTCATTGCCGTGCAGGATTTCGATTTCATGGGTGGCTCGCTCGGGATGGCGGCGGGCGAGGCGATCGTGCGCGGGCTAGAGCTTGCGCTGGAAAAGAAATCGCCCTTCATCGTATTTGCCGCTTCCGGTGGCGCGCGCATGCAGGAAGGCATCCTGTCGCTGATGCAGATGCCGCGGACCACGGTCGCCATCCAAATGCTGCGTGAGGCGAAACTGCCTTACATCGTCGTGCTGACCAATCCGACCACCGGCGGCGTCACGGCCTCCTATGCCATGCTCGGCGACGTGCAGATTGCCGAGCCCGGCGCCCTGATCGGCTTTGCCGGCGCACGCGTGATCGAACAGACCATTCGCGAGAAATTGCCGGATGGATTCCAGCGCGCCGAATATCTGAAAGACCACGGCATGGTCGATATGGTCGTACATCGTCACGAGCTGCGTCCGACGCTGGCGCGGCTCTGCCGCATCCTGACCAAATCGCCGGCGACGGCAAACGAGTCGAAACCGGCTGCGCCCGTGGCGATGCCGGCCACGATCCCTTCGCCAGCGGAGATGGCGCCGGCCGCGCCATCCGCGTGA
- a CDS encoding bifunctional folylpolyglutamate synthase/dihydrofolate synthase has protein sequence MQLLLQRLDHPERKLPPVIHVAGTNGKGSTIAYLRAILEAAGHRVHVFTSPHLVRLNECYRLGRIGGGVLADDAELSAAFERCERANAGEPITLFEIETAAAFDLFARHPADAVLLEVGLGGRLDATNVIERPVASVITPVGIDHTEFLGPSLRSIATEKAGIIKRGVPVICAQQEPEALAEIEQCAKRQRAALHRAGEEWHVSVERGRLVYQDERGLLDLRAPRLFGRHQFDNAGLAVATLRAIDAFRVDAAAFEAGVATAEWPARMQRLGPGPLVDQGPAGGEIWLDGGHNAEGGRVAAAALGDLEERVSRPLVVIVGMMANKDAAGFLANFAGLTRHIIAVTIPDREGAMPLDRLMDAARGLSMRVESAASVEAALRTVAQLAYEVRPRILITGSLYLAGHVLAANGTPPN, from the coding sequence ATGCAACTGTTGTTGCAGCGGCTCGATCATCCGGAGCGCAAGCTGCCACCGGTCATTCATGTCGCCGGCACCAACGGCAAGGGCTCGACGATTGCGTACTTGCGAGCGATCCTGGAAGCCGCCGGTCATCGCGTCCACGTCTTCACCTCACCGCACCTGGTCAGACTTAACGAGTGCTACAGGCTTGGCCGTATCGGCGGTGGCGTCCTTGCCGATGACGCGGAGTTGTCCGCGGCGTTCGAGCGTTGCGAGCGCGCCAATGCCGGCGAGCCGATTACGCTCTTCGAAATCGAAACCGCCGCCGCCTTCGATCTGTTCGCGCGGCATCCGGCGGATGCGGTCCTGCTCGAGGTCGGTCTCGGCGGAAGGCTCGATGCCACCAATGTGATCGAGCGGCCCGTGGCCAGCGTGATCACGCCGGTCGGGATCGATCACACCGAATTTCTCGGCCCCTCGCTGCGATCGATCGCGACTGAAAAAGCCGGCATCATCAAGCGCGGCGTTCCCGTCATTTGCGCGCAACAGGAGCCGGAGGCGCTGGCCGAGATCGAGCAATGTGCGAAGCGGCAGCGCGCGGCCCTTCATCGCGCGGGCGAGGAGTGGCATGTCAGTGTCGAGCGCGGGCGCCTAGTTTATCAGGACGAGCGCGGCTTGCTCGATCTCCGGGCGCCGCGGCTGTTCGGCCGTCATCAGTTCGACAACGCCGGCCTTGCGGTGGCGACGTTGCGCGCCATCGACGCTTTCAGAGTTGACGCAGCTGCGTTCGAGGCGGGCGTGGCAACCGCCGAATGGCCGGCGCGGATGCAGCGTCTGGGCCCCGGCCCGTTGGTGGATCAAGGACCTGCGGGCGGGGAAATCTGGCTCGACGGTGGCCACAATGCGGAAGGTGGCCGTGTCGCAGCCGCCGCGCTCGGCGATCTGGAAGAGCGCGTGTCGCGTCCGCTGGTCGTGATCGTCGGCATGATGGCGAACAAGGACGCCGCCGGCTTTCTCGCCAATTTCGCCGGCCTCACCCGCCACATCATCGCGGTCACGATCCCGGATCGCGAAGGCGCCATGCCGCTTGATAGGTTGATGGATGCCGCGCGTGGCTTGAGCATGCGCGTGGAGAGCGCCGCCAGCGTCGAGGCGGCTTTACGGACCGTCGCCCAGCTCGCCTATGAAGTTCGGCCACGCATCCTGATCACGGGATCGCTCTATCTTGCCGGCCATGTGCTCGCCGCGAACGGCACGCCGCCGAATTAA
- the trxA gene encoding thioredoxin has translation MSVGKVSDTDFEAEVLKAQGPVVVDFWAEWCGPCRMIAPALDEIAGAMGDKVKIVKLNVDESPKTASKYGVMSIPTLMIFKGGEMASRQVGAAPKAKLQQWITAAV, from the coding sequence ATGTCCGTTGGTAAGGTTTCCGACACCGATTTCGAAGCCGAGGTGCTCAAGGCGCAGGGCCCGGTCGTTGTCGATTTCTGGGCTGAATGGTGCGGCCCGTGTCGCATGATCGCTCCGGCGCTCGACGAGATTGCCGGTGCGATGGGCGACAAGGTCAAGATCGTCAAGCTGAACGTCGACGAGAGCCCGAAGACCGCGTCGAAATACGGTGTGATGTCGATCCCGACCCTGATGATTTTCAAGGGCGGCGAGATGGCCTCGCGTCAGGTCGGCGCCGCGCCGAAGGCAAAGCTTCAGCAGTGGATCACCGCTGCGGTCTGA